In Dysgonomonadaceae bacterium zrk40, one genomic interval encodes:
- a CDS encoding DUF5009 domain-containing protein has translation MNNQVAGKPERLHSLDALRGFDMLWITGGQKVVYALATLTGWPFFEWLNNQMKHVEWNGFAFYDMIFPLFLFLAGVSMPYSFSKRLQNGSSKNAIYLHALKRMLLLVVLGMLYNGVFTSEIEQMRFASVLGRIGVAWFIAAMIYLNSSLRGQIIWLFSLLTGYCLLMLYVPVPGHGAGVLTPEGNLSGFLDRLLLPGRLYMDNVLEAEGILSTIPAVGTALMGVLAGRFLKSEKQQIKPIRKSFWLLAAGGVSIGGGLLWGLLFPINKILWTSSFVLFAGGLSLVLLGLFYLIIDVLGYKKWSFYFVVIGLNSITIYLVQHKIIDFHKVRELLFGAIIAITPEVIQPLVSALFYLLCVWGFLYFLYKNRIFLKV, from the coding sequence ATGAACAATCAAGTAGCGGGAAAACCGGAACGGTTGCATTCACTCGATGCCCTCAGGGGGTTCGATATGCTTTGGATTACCGGGGGGCAGAAAGTTGTCTATGCCTTGGCAACATTGACAGGATGGCCTTTCTTTGAGTGGTTGAACAATCAAATGAAACATGTTGAGTGGAACGGTTTTGCGTTCTATGATATGATTTTTCCGCTGTTCCTCTTCCTGGCGGGTGTATCCATGCCTTATTCATTCTCAAAGAGATTGCAAAACGGTAGCTCCAAAAATGCCATCTATCTGCATGCCCTGAAACGCATGCTTCTGCTCGTTGTGCTGGGGATGTTATACAATGGCGTCTTCACTTCTGAGATCGAACAGATGCGTTTTGCCAGCGTCCTGGGACGCATTGGTGTGGCGTGGTTCATCGCTGCGATGATCTACCTGAACAGCTCCCTCCGGGGACAGATCATCTGGCTCTTTTCCCTGCTGACAGGGTATTGTTTGTTGATGTTGTACGTCCCCGTACCGGGACATGGAGCCGGGGTGCTGACCCCTGAGGGGAACCTCTCCGGCTTTTTGGACAGGTTGCTGTTGCCCGGACGCCTCTACATGGACAATGTCCTCGAGGCCGAGGGGATACTGAGCACCATCCCCGCTGTGGGAACTGCCTTGATGGGTGTTCTAGCCGGTCGTTTCCTGAAATCAGAAAAGCAGCAAATCAAACCGATCAGGAAAAGCTTCTGGTTATTGGCTGCCGGAGGTGTTTCAATTGGGGGGGGACTTCTCTGGGGACTCCTCTTCCCAATCAATAAGATTCTGTGGACGAGCTCCTTCGTGTTGTTCGCCGGTGGGCTCAGCTTGGTTTTGCTGGGGCTTTTCTACCTGATCATCGACGTATTGGGTTACAAGAAATGGAGTTTCTATTTTGTCGTGATTGGTTTAAACTCCATCACGATTTATCTGGTACAACATAAAATCATTGACTTTCACAAAGTGAGAGAGCTTCTGTTTGGTGCCATCATCGCCATAACCCCCGAGGTGATTCAGCCATTGGTCAGTGCACTCTTTTATCTGTTGTGTGTGTGGGGCTTTCTTTATTTCCTCTACAAAAACAGGATCTTCCTGAAAGTGTGA
- a CDS encoding family 20 glycosylhydrolase gives MKQFTLIFLFLSVILFASPSAPVQIIPYPAQITPGEGHLTLSANFTIEAADAIRFEANYLADILKKGFSNNAPQGIPCTTIELQLDDASISQLGEEGYLLSTGSEDILIRAATPAGIFYGIQTLRQLLPVDFESSSRNAVEIARVEIVDQPRFPWRSFMLDEARHFKGKETIYKMLDELARLKMNTFHWHLTDDQGWRIEIKKYPLLTQVGAKRKDTQTARRSEGRTGVPHEGFYTQEEIKEIIQYAADRHITIVPEIEMPGHAMAAIAAYPWLGSMGTTTDVSVIFGKMEDSFNISDPRVVQFLQDVLEEVMALFPGDIIHIGGDEVNFGPWERSEKVQQFMRANDLYSPVDLQIYFTNLISNFIDRNGKRMMGWNEIMGDDIHGERSDDETKVEQKLASSAIVHFWKGDINLISDAVQKGYSVVNSNHWDTYLDYTYERLPLSRSYHFDPIPEGLDPMYHSLILGLGTQMWSEWIPTVAQMENQVFPRLAAYAEVGWTPADRKAFSRFSESLVEMKKRWRLEGIHFHLDAEDMATDLRTQFFPKQQVPVQQMPEKKNLWIFIMAGQSNMAGRGLVAPEDTIAHERVLTINAQNEWILAKEPLHFYQPKLTGLDGGLSFAKNLLEEVNEDVVIALLPVAVGGSSIGYWLNDSTFNGVNLRSNLVEKINLAKEHGTLKGILWHQGESDATPEKLPQYACTLKTLFYLMRFVSDDSRLPIVVGELASFPKSESMHKGWNEINTIIERVVKEDHNAALVPAGDLTSNPDFIHFDAASQRMMGKRYAEAMLQLLSRGAN, from the coding sequence ATGAAACAGTTTACGCTCATATTCCTTTTTCTCTCGGTCATACTTTTTGCCTCCCCGTCTGCACCGGTTCAGATCATCCCTTATCCTGCCCAGATCACCCCCGGGGAGGGGCACCTCACCTTGTCGGCTAACTTCACCATCGAGGCTGCCGATGCGATCAGGTTTGAGGCGAATTACCTGGCTGACATTCTGAAGAAAGGGTTCAGCAACAACGCTCCCCAGGGCATCCCCTGCACCACAATCGAGCTGCAGCTCGATGATGCCTCTATCTCTCAATTGGGGGAGGAGGGGTATCTGCTTTCAACCGGCAGTGAAGATATCCTCATCCGTGCGGCTACTCCTGCAGGTATTTTTTATGGGATACAGACGCTCAGGCAACTGTTGCCGGTCGATTTTGAATCATCAAGCCGAAACGCGGTAGAGATTGCCAGGGTGGAGATTGTTGATCAACCGCGATTTCCATGGCGATCGTTCATGCTCGATGAAGCGCGACACTTTAAGGGTAAAGAAACAATCTATAAAATGCTGGATGAGTTGGCCCGCTTGAAGATGAACACCTTTCACTGGCACTTGACGGACGATCAGGGTTGGCGCATTGAGATTAAAAAGTATCCCCTTCTTACCCAGGTGGGTGCAAAAAGAAAAGATACGCAAACGGCCCGACGCAGTGAAGGCAGAACGGGAGTGCCCCACGAAGGTTTTTATACACAGGAGGAGATCAAAGAGATCATTCAATATGCTGCCGACAGGCACATCACCATCGTACCCGAAATAGAGATGCCGGGCCACGCTATGGCGGCCATCGCAGCCTACCCCTGGCTGGGATCTATGGGCACCACAACCGATGTCTCGGTGATCTTTGGGAAGATGGAGGATTCTTTCAATATTTCCGATCCAAGGGTGGTGCAGTTCCTGCAGGATGTGTTGGAAGAGGTGATGGCGCTCTTTCCGGGTGATATCATCCACATTGGGGGGGATGAGGTGAACTTCGGCCCTTGGGAGAGGTCTGAAAAAGTGCAACAGTTCATGCGTGCCAACGATCTGTACTCACCGGTTGACTTGCAGATCTATTTCACCAACCTGATTTCAAACTTCATCGACCGCAACGGTAAGCGCATGATGGGATGGAACGAAATTATGGGCGATGATATCCATGGTGAACGGAGCGATGATGAAACCAAAGTAGAACAGAAACTGGCATCCTCTGCCATCGTCCATTTCTGGAAAGGAGACATCAACCTGATCAGTGATGCCGTTCAGAAAGGATACAGTGTGGTGAATTCAAACCATTGGGACACATATCTGGATTATACCTATGAGCGGTTGCCTCTTTCCAGGTCATATCACTTCGACCCAATCCCGGAAGGCTTGGACCCCATGTATCACTCCCTGATCCTCGGACTGGGTACCCAGATGTGGAGCGAGTGGATCCCCACCGTGGCACAGATGGAAAACCAGGTTTTTCCCCGTTTGGCAGCCTATGCGGAAGTAGGGTGGACCCCTGCCGATCGTAAAGCGTTCAGCCGTTTTAGCGAATCGCTTGTGGAGATGAAGAAAAGATGGCGCCTGGAGGGGATTCATTTTCACCTCGATGCAGAAGATATGGCGACCGATTTACGCACCCAGTTCTTCCCAAAACAACAGGTTCCGGTGCAACAGATGCCTGAGAAGAAGAACCTCTGGATCTTCATCATGGCCGGACAGTCGAACATGGCCGGCAGAGGATTGGTGGCACCCGAAGATACGATCGCTCACGAGCGGGTTCTTACGATCAATGCCCAGAATGAATGGATCCTGGCCAAGGAGCCGTTGCATTTCTATCAACCCAAGCTCACCGGTCTGGATGGGGGGCTCTCCTTCGCGAAAAATCTGCTGGAGGAGGTGAACGAGGATGTTGTGATTGCCTTGCTGCCTGTGGCTGTGGGGGGTAGTTCAATTGGTTACTGGCTGAATGATTCAACCTTCAACGGGGTCAACCTGCGCAGCAACCTGGTTGAAAAGATCAACCTGGCGAAGGAGCATGGAACCCTAAAGGGCATTCTCTGGCATCAAGGCGAGAGTGATGCTACACCCGAAAAACTGCCGCAATATGCCTGCACCCTGAAGACGCTCTTTTATCTGATGCGTTTTGTTTCTGACGACAGCCGGTTGCCCATCGTTGTGGGCGAACTTGCTTCATTCCCGAAAAGTGAATCCATGCACAAGGGCTGGAACGAAATCAATACAATCATAGAGCGGGTAGTCAAGGAAGATCACAACGCGGCGCTGGTCCCTGCAGGTGATCTCACCTCCAACCCTGATTTCATTCATTTTGATGCCGCCTCTCAAAGGATGATGGGCAAAAGGTATGCTGAAGCAATGCTCCAGCTTCTATCCCGTGGGGCAAATTGA
- a CDS encoding family 20 glycosylhydrolase encodes MRHTHHLNIQTLFVILLFFALQPSGVAAQHKDFDVKGFHLDLRIQVMTPEALHAFATELADFGINTLVMEWEASYPYQHHAVISNQYAYTRDEVKQFIAHCNTLGIDVIPLQQCFGHVEYILRNERYAQLKEDRKDISQICPLETEGDSLLFAELFRDMASLHPSQYIHIGGDETYLLGHCADCSLKAAKEGKSKLFVDYMKMITGIIIEMGKTPVMWADILLKHPDAAGELPKETIFIDWNYGWKTDHFGDIGALQNQGLQFWGSPAIRSHPDNWYLTEWEKHFNNQRDFIPYARKAGYTGMVMTSWSTSGLYGFTWDVNYEVMDMLQIRNNYPLSGFRILVASYAEALKQREPLQPEEFIVQYASDRFGFSSEESQRFKEALFIPQELIREGKPVTSLSIADLQQETAKARSILYQLTPKSNLKEFAHFLLMIDLRAFYLEFKEMKAIYNSDTFNRDLAKELLPQMEALIRHSKELDDRFCKLQKGFLHDREIEAQNQFRRLDLVETYHRMVAVSKK; translated from the coding sequence ATGAGACATACACACCATTTGAACATCCAAACACTCTTTGTGATCTTGCTGTTTTTTGCATTACAGCCATCCGGTGTAGCTGCACAACACAAAGATTTCGATGTGAAAGGATTTCACCTCGATCTGCGCATTCAGGTGATGACCCCAGAGGCGCTGCATGCCTTTGCAACGGAATTGGCCGACTTCGGTATCAACACCCTCGTGATGGAATGGGAAGCCTCTTATCCCTACCAGCATCATGCTGTGATTTCCAACCAATATGCCTATACCCGCGATGAGGTGAAGCAGTTCATCGCCCATTGCAACACACTGGGGATCGATGTGATTCCCCTGCAACAGTGCTTTGGCCATGTGGAGTATATCTTGCGGAATGAGCGATACGCTCAACTCAAAGAAGACAGGAAGGATATCTCGCAGATATGTCCGCTCGAAACTGAAGGCGACAGCCTCCTGTTTGCTGAGCTGTTCCGCGACATGGCCTCTTTGCACCCCTCCCAATACATTCATATCGGCGGGGATGAGACCTATCTGCTCGGACATTGTGCCGATTGTTCGCTGAAAGCCGCAAAAGAGGGGAAATCGAAGTTGTTCGTCGATTACATGAAGATGATCACGGGCATCATCATTGAAATGGGCAAGACACCTGTGATGTGGGCCGATATCCTGCTCAAACATCCCGATGCGGCAGGCGAACTGCCCAAGGAGACCATCTTCATCGATTGGAATTACGGGTGGAAGACTGATCACTTCGGTGATATCGGTGCGCTGCAAAATCAGGGCTTGCAATTCTGGGGGTCACCTGCCATTCGCAGCCATCCCGATAACTGGTATCTGACCGAATGGGAAAAGCATTTCAACAACCAGCGGGATTTCATTCCCTATGCCCGCAAAGCCGGGTATACGGGGATGGTGATGACCTCCTGGTCCACATCCGGCTTGTACGGGTTTACCTGGGATGTCAATTACGAGGTGATGGATATGTTGCAGATACGCAACAACTATCCTTTATCCGGTTTTCGCATACTGGTTGCCTCCTATGCCGAAGCGTTGAAACAGCGTGAACCCCTTCAGCCGGAAGAATTCATCGTGCAATACGCATCTGACAGGTTCGGATTTTCCAGCGAAGAAAGCCAACGATTCAAGGAGGCGTTGTTCATCCCTCAGGAGTTGATTCGCGAAGGCAAACCGGTGACGAGCCTCTCAATCGCCGATCTACAGCAGGAAACGGCTAAAGCCAGGTCGATCCTCTACCAGTTGACCCCGAAAAGCAACCTGAAAGAGTTCGCACACTTCTTGCTGATGATCGACCTGCGTGCGTTCTATCTGGAATTCAAAGAGATGAAGGCGATATACAACAGTGACACTTTCAACCGCGACCTCGCGAAAGAGCTTCTTCCCCAAATGGAAGCGTTGATCCGTCATTCAAAAGAGCTGGACGACCGGTTTTGCAAGCTTCAAAAAGGGTTTCTGCACGACCGTGAAATTGAAGCACAAAATCAGTTTCGCCGCTTGGATCTTGTGGAGACCTACCACAGAATGGTCGCAGTAAGTAAAAAATAA
- a CDS encoding alginate lyase family protein, with product MGYALSHKAYPFVPHQENLINADHNLCDKTGTFPFTHYLRQYDVGDYIPKDQGGKFIQMEILNTEEDALIVEKIQNGILQQVYGDPIDWVRFEKLELEKSVWLARLYFIPSFARIYYLTKEKHYLDYALSFTRLWYRENSQLAQDGKTRYNWTDMQIAWRCIHLSWLYFLGEDQLSRNDKEFIADILQNHSSVLLEHFGEQKLNEFNHQAHGALAMLYVGALFPGMPHAGELLSTAQRILEHHIRHAFYPDGGNVEQMFGYYPFEAHIFRDAYLLCTANNIALPAGIESLLYKMREYLLMVKQPDDTMPVVNDSYEMPVTPIVATLSTLLSQPISQKNRSKLFAETQIGIVRDDADWYLLANPAKSIGAHMHAGRLAFNFWYKGRPLLRDSGCCNYDDPLLVSWYRTTKAHNTVIIDGKSDAATSADILWAAKRETDNKIVDFEQQHDYTFLRMHSPASEEVNGSVEWFRSLVLVHQKYLVLYDYFKAVGSHDYEILFHFDRTDVSVSREKILTLHNKEAMHCIPADLTLVDNLQISEGLIAVKGKTERAPMATYTIKADGDLHSFMLFTPQDEQEVMLQKFISDKGAALQLKTKHQQAVHLLFANEKGVPFSAFGKQTDKPFEIIQ from the coding sequence ATGGGATATGCCTTAAGCCATAAGGCATATCCTTTTGTACCTCATCAGGAGAATCTGATCAACGCCGATCACAACCTCTGCGACAAAACCGGTACCTTTCCGTTTACCCATTACCTGAGACAGTATGATGTGGGCGATTACATCCCAAAAGATCAGGGTGGCAAATTCATCCAGATGGAGATTCTCAACACGGAAGAGGATGCTCTGATTGTGGAGAAAATTCAAAACGGAATACTACAACAGGTCTATGGCGATCCCATTGATTGGGTCCGGTTTGAAAAACTTGAGCTCGAAAAGAGTGTCTGGCTTGCCCGTTTGTATTTCATTCCCAGTTTTGCCAGAATCTATTACCTCACAAAAGAGAAACATTATCTCGATTATGCGCTTTCATTCACACGTTTATGGTACCGTGAGAATTCTCAACTAGCGCAAGATGGCAAAACGAGATACAACTGGACGGACATGCAGATTGCATGGCGCTGCATCCACCTCTCATGGCTCTACTTCTTAGGGGAAGATCAACTCTCCCGCAACGATAAAGAGTTCATCGCCGATATCCTGCAGAACCACTCCTCCGTGCTACTCGAACACTTCGGCGAACAGAAACTGAACGAATTCAATCATCAGGCACACGGTGCGCTGGCAATGTTGTATGTGGGAGCACTCTTTCCCGGCATGCCCCATGCCGGGGAACTGCTCTCTACGGCACAAAGAATCCTGGAGCACCACATCCGCCATGCATTTTACCCCGATGGGGGCAACGTGGAGCAGATGTTTGGTTATTATCCCTTTGAAGCTCATATCTTCAGAGATGCGTACCTCCTTTGCACAGCAAACAACATCGCTCTTCCTGCCGGCATTGAATCGCTGCTCTATAAGATGCGGGAATACCTTCTCATGGTGAAACAACCCGATGATACGATGCCTGTGGTGAATGATTCTTACGAGATGCCTGTAACACCGATTGTCGCAACACTCTCGACGCTCCTTTCACAACCCATTTCTCAAAAAAACCGAAGCAAGTTATTCGCAGAGACACAGATCGGGATTGTCAGGGATGATGCGGACTGGTATCTGCTGGCCAACCCTGCAAAGTCTATCGGTGCGCATATGCATGCCGGACGTCTCGCCTTCAACTTCTGGTACAAAGGGAGGCCCTTGTTGCGCGACAGCGGTTGCTGCAATTACGATGACCCCCTTCTTGTGTCCTGGTACCGGACTACGAAGGCACACAACACGGTGATCATTGACGGGAAATCAGATGCGGCCACCTCTGCCGACATCCTCTGGGCTGCCAAGAGAGAAACCGACAACAAGATTGTTGATTTTGAGCAACAGCATGACTACACCTTTCTCCGAATGCATTCCCCTGCATCGGAAGAGGTGAACGGATCGGTAGAATGGTTCCGCTCACTGGTGTTGGTGCACCAAAAATACCTGGTGCTCTACGATTATTTCAAGGCTGTAGGGAGCCATGACTACGAGATCCTGTTTCACTTCGACCGGACCGATGTCTCCGTAAGCAGAGAGAAGATTCTCACACTCCACAACAAGGAAGCCATGCACTGTATTCCTGCAGATCTGACCCTTGTAGACAATCTTCAAATCAGTGAGGGACTGATCGCCGTGAAGGGGAAAACGGAAAGAGCTCCCATGGCAACTTATACCATAAAGGCTGATGGTGACCTCCATTCCTTCATGCTTTTCACCCCTCAGGATGAGCAGGAGGTGATGCTGCAAAAATTCATCTCCGACAAGGGAGCCGCCCTGCAGCTGAAAACAAAGCATCAGCAAGCTGTTCACCTGTTGTTTGCCAATGAAAAAGGGGTGCCATTCTCCGCTTTTGGCAAACAAACAGACAAACCCTTTGAAATCATACAATAA
- a CDS encoding fasciclin domain-containing protein, protein MKKIQPNIHIRLAMMTILLITVFTRCEIQDNFEYQPSPTNPNLNMTAWEFIQERSDIMSTMAEAITRAEMQDYYSQEKGYTYILPRNNAWKKYLTANKYASVQEIPVEQLQSALKYHLVKGKVNFSNPDEFKNPNEPIAYQTENGSVMYLSRSTNYQGLINQGTKKQWTIITSNLEATNGTLHVVDDVVFLSQ, encoded by the coding sequence ATGAAAAAAATACAACCCAACATTCACATAAGGTTGGCAATGATGACAATCTTGTTGATCACTGTTTTCACCCGTTGTGAAATTCAAGACAACTTCGAGTACCAACCCAGCCCCACCAACCCCAATTTGAATATGACAGCGTGGGAGTTTATTCAGGAGAGGAGCGATATCATGTCTACAATGGCTGAAGCGATCACCAGGGCTGAGATGCAGGATTATTACTCCCAGGAGAAGGGATACACCTACATTTTGCCCAGAAACAATGCCTGGAAAAAATATCTCACCGCCAACAAGTATGCTTCCGTTCAGGAGATTCCGGTGGAGCAACTGCAAAGTGCACTGAAGTATCATCTGGTGAAGGGGAAAGTAAACTTCTCCAACCCGGACGAATTCAAGAACCCGAATGAACCAATTGCCTACCAAACAGAAAACGGTAGTGTCATGTATCTTTCACGAAGCACCAATTATCAGGGGCTGATCAACCAGGGAACAAAGAAACAGTGGACCATCATCACCTCTAACCTGGAAGCTACCAATGGCACCCTACACGTGGTGGATGATGTTGTCTTTCTGAGTCAATAA
- a CDS encoding RagB/SusD family nutrient uptake outer membrane protein — MKSFKFIGLIILAISFFSCSDLLDKEPISSFSADGFYKTTSDAQAGVYGIYDAAQSVFRTNFAYWGEGRADNVQTAQSGEGLQLLQNNLDESIASAYWGSLYDMINRANYAIKYIPEIFEEDNETGTQLVGEARALRALAYFYLVRIWGDVPLILEPYQSIEQDIFISRTDKQLVLAAIEEDLTYAAQNCREKFGNDRDRIMFTKGSANALLTHVYMWQHKYDEAIGSSSLVLNNPLYALVTNMDDWGKIFTNSYSAESIFEVAYDENETNSLRVLYAIGSYAIFTPSEKFKSSYEEGDKRIDYVYDVTLTDPKAIWKFLGRGLNDEDPTPSKQNIVLMRLADIMLLRAEAFNKKGGEQNQLVALGLLNTIRRRAGLVEFETVAAAEAMYGDLETAILHERSIELCFEGHRWFDLVRTGKAIATMQPINGLSDERNLVWPISINSLRKNPNLVQNDYYN, encoded by the coding sequence ATGAAAAGTTTCAAATTTATAGGGCTCATCATCCTTGCCATTTCGTTCTTTTCTTGTAGTGATCTGCTTGACAAGGAGCCTATAAGCAGCTTCTCGGCTGACGGATTTTACAAGACTACAAGCGATGCACAGGCAGGAGTTTACGGCATTTACGATGCAGCCCAGTCGGTTTTCAGAACCAACTTCGCCTATTGGGGTGAAGGAAGGGCAGACAATGTTCAGACTGCCCAGTCGGGTGAAGGTTTGCAGTTGTTGCAGAACAACCTGGACGAATCAATTGCTTCTGCCTATTGGGGGTCGCTCTATGACATGATCAACCGGGCCAATTATGCCATCAAGTACATTCCTGAGATCTTTGAAGAGGACAACGAAACAGGCACACAGCTTGTGGGAGAGGCCCGTGCGCTCAGAGCCCTGGCATACTTCTATCTGGTGAGAATATGGGGAGATGTACCACTGATCCTCGAGCCCTATCAATCCATTGAACAGGATATTTTCATCTCCAGAACCGACAAGCAACTGGTGCTTGCAGCCATTGAAGAAGATTTGACCTATGCCGCACAGAACTGTCGTGAGAAGTTCGGAAATGACCGCGACAGGATTATGTTTACAAAGGGATCTGCGAATGCACTGCTCACTCATGTTTACATGTGGCAGCATAAGTATGACGAAGCCATTGGATCATCTTCACTGGTGTTGAACAACCCGCTTTATGCACTGGTGACAAACATGGATGATTGGGGTAAGATCTTCACCAACAGCTACTCCGCTGAATCGATATTTGAGGTAGCTTACGATGAAAATGAAACCAACTCACTGCGTGTATTATACGCCATTGGTTCTTACGCGATCTTCACCCCTTCGGAGAAGTTCAAATCCTCTTACGAGGAGGGGGACAAAAGAATAGACTATGTCTATGACGTGACCTTGACCGATCCGAAGGCCATCTGGAAGTTTCTGGGCAGGGGCCTCAACGACGAAGATCCCACCCCTTCAAAACAAAACATCGTGTTGATGCGTCTGGCAGATATCATGCTGTTGCGTGCCGAGGCCTTCAACAAAAAAGGGGGCGAACAGAACCAACTCGTAGCTCTTGGGTTGCTTAACACCATCAGGAGACGCGCCGGATTGGTTGAATTTGAAACAGTTGCCGCTGCAGAAGCGATGTATGGTGACCTCGAAACGGCCATCTTGCATGAGCGTTCCATTGAACTCTGCTTTGAAGGACACCGCTGGTTTGACCTGGTGCGTACCGGTAAAGCTATTGCTACTATGCAACCCATCAACGGTCTCAGTGACGAACGAAACTTGGTATGGCCCATCTCTATCAACAGTTTGCGGAAGAATCCCAACCTGGTGCAAAACGACTATTACAATTAA